In Nocardia yunnanensis, one DNA window encodes the following:
- a CDS encoding GNAT family N-acetyltransferase, with amino-acid sequence MSEWQVVPLAAEQVRGMSECHIACWRESYAGLVPQHVLDAFDLDRRAQAWERIRVEYPGRIVVAVHDDGTVIGFASSGPPRDESPVAERELSALYVRAAYYGTGVAQELMARVLSPDADTALWVFEENPRAQAFYRKYGFELDGERRAEAFTPAIQVRMVRRAPTR; translated from the coding sequence ATGAGTGAGTGGCAGGTCGTTCCACTGGCCGCGGAGCAGGTGCGTGGCATGTCCGAATGCCATATCGCGTGCTGGCGTGAGTCGTACGCCGGCCTGGTGCCGCAGCATGTGCTCGACGCCTTCGATCTCGACCGTCGCGCCCAGGCGTGGGAGCGCATCCGGGTCGAGTATCCGGGCCGGATAGTGGTGGCCGTGCACGACGACGGCACCGTCATCGGCTTCGCGAGCAGCGGGCCCCCTCGCGACGAATCACCCGTCGCGGAACGTGAACTCAGCGCCCTCTACGTCCGTGCCGCCTATTACGGCACCGGGGTGGCGCAGGAGCTGATGGCGCGGGTGCTGAGCCCCGACGCCGATACCGCGCTGTGGGTCTTCGAGGAGAACCCGCGCGCGCAAGCGTTCTATCGAAAGTACGGCTTCGAACTCGACGGCGAACGCCGAGCCGAAGCCTTCACTCCCGCAATCCAAGTGCGGATGGTGCGCCGGGCCCCGACGCGCTGA
- the rpmB gene encoding 50S ribosomal protein L28, translated as MAAVCDVCAKGPGFGKSVSHSHRRTNRRWNPNIQTVRAQVAPGNTRRMNVCTSCLKAGKVVRG; from the coding sequence ATGGCTGCCGTCTGTGACGTCTGCGCCAAGGGCCCCGGCTTCGGTAAGTCGGTTTCGCACTCGCACCGGCGCACCAACCGTCGCTGGAACCCGAACATCCAGACCGTGCGCGCCCAGGTTGCCCCGGGCAACACCCGCCGCATGAACGTCTGCACCTCCTGCCTGAAGGCGGGCAAGGTCGTTCGCGGCTGA